The genomic region AAAGGACTTATCATTCTTGTCCCAATATTTATTACGTTTTTCGTATTGCGAGAAACATATGAGCTGACAGAAGGTTTGCTCGGAAGCCATTTTACCTACTACTTCCCGGGACTTGGCTTTATCGTATGCGTACTTGCCATTTTGCTTACGGGCTATCTTTTTTCGCATTGGATGCTGGAAGGTCTGCTCGGATTTTGCGAGAGATTGATCGGAACGATCCCGATCGTCAACTTTATCTATCAGAGTGTCAAGAAGCTGTCGGAGGCCGTCTTTGATTCGAAGCAGCTGTTCAATCAGGCCGTGCTCGTGACGTATCCCGGCAGTAATGCGCGTGTGCTCGGATTCAAAGTAAAAGAGGACTTGTCGCCTATCATGGGGCAGGACGGTGTGGAATATGCGTGCGTATTCGTGCCGTGGAGTCTTAATATGACGTCGGGCATCAATGTCATGGTACCGACGAAAGACTTGATACCTGTTGACATTTCGAGCGAAGAAGCGCTCCAATATATTTTGACGGCAGGCTCGATCATACCGAATCGTCCGCCGAAGATGACGATCGTTGCCGATGGCAAAACGGTCGGTCAAACAGAAGCGGAAACAGAACCGCAGACTACGGAGCGGGAGATCGAAACAGGTTCAAAAGAGAAACAAGCAGTCAGTGAATAAACGTATATTACAGCAAGGAGGTTGATGACCTATTCATTCGGAAGAAGGTTTTTTATGGATGCTGGCGATCGTCGCCTTATTGGGTATTCGAATTATTTTTGTGTTTATGGAATATGCACTCCCGCGCTTGCAGGAGGACTTGATAAAGGAACGTGTACGTGAGGGCAAGGCGAATGCAGAGCTCTTGCTTTCGATGCTTGCGCCTGACAGTGTTGCGCTCTGCGCGGCGAAGATGGGCAACTGTATCACGATGCTCTTATTGGGCGGTGGTATCGCGCTCTGGAGCGGATATGCGCTCGTACACAGCGCGCTAACACATCCGTTGACGATGGCGTACGGTATGTGGGTCGTGGCTTGTGCAATGTTCATCGTGCTTCTCATCGAAGCGATGCTCTTGGTGCTTTTAAGCGATATCTTGCCGACACTCGTGATGCGCAGAGATGAAGAGAGAATGGCATTTTTTGCTGTGCGGCCGTTTTATATTTTTCAAAAAATAGGCTATCCTATTCATGCGATCGTAAGACAGCTCGCTATCGCTTGCCTGCCTCTTTTGGGTATCAAGAAAAGCGAGCTGGACAGTGAAGCGACCCATTCGGAAGAGGAGCTTCGTATGCTCGTAACGACGGGTCAGCGTGAAGGCGTTCTCAATGAGATGGAGAGCGAGATCATCGACAACGTGTTCGATTTCTCCGATCGTACGGCGCGCGAGATCATGATACCGCGTAAGGATATGGTCTGCTTGTTCGTAGAGGACAGCTATGAGGACAATCTCAAGGTCATCATGGACACGTCGCATACGCGCTATCCTGTCTGTGAAGAGGACAAAGACCATGTCATCGGCATGGTGCATCTTCGTGATGTCATGGAGCTTGAAGTTGCGCGCAAGGATAATAAGGATATCCGCTCTATCATGCGCGAGATACTCATGGTGCATGAAGGTATGGCACTTACCGATATTTTGACACTCATGCGTAAAAAACGGATCCACATGACGGGTGTTGCTGATGAATACGGCGGTATCGCAGGCTTTTTGGCGATGGAAGACCTCTTGGAGGAGATCGTCGGTGATATCCAAGACGAGCATGACGAAGACGAAACGCTTGAGATCGAAACGGTCGAACAAGGTGTGTACGAATTCGACGGCAAGGTACTTCTCGATGAAGTGACGGAGCTTCTCTCGATCGCACTCGACGAGCATGAAGAAGATACGATCGGCGGATATATGTTCGGCCTGCTCGGCAGACGACCGAAAGTAGGCGATACAGTCACGATCGGCAACTATCGTTTTACCGCGATCGAAGTAAACGGATTCCGTATCGTGCGTCTTAAGGCAACGCCGATAGCGGAAACCGAAACGAAGGGACAAGCAGTCTGACACGAATTGGCAAAGGATGTGCGCTTGATGTTGAAAGATACGTTATGGGAGATTTTTCGGACAACAGGACAGATCGAAGCCTATTTGATGTACAAGCAATGCGCAGACGAAAATGAGGCTGAAGAGCTTATCGAAACGGATACGCATTGATGTAAGGATGGATAAGATGAAAAAAACGGAAGCGATCGTGTTGTCGGTTCGCAATTGGGGCGAGGCAGACAGGATCGTGACACTTTTTTCAAAAGAATACGGAAAAACAGAAGCCGTAGCGTACGGAGCGCGCAAACCGCGCAGTGCGCTTGCGGCTTCTGTACAATTA from Selenomonadales bacterium harbors:
- a CDS encoding DUF502 domain-containing protein; the encoded protein is KGLIILVPIFITFFVLRETYELTEGLLGSHFTYYFPGLGFIVCVLAILLTGYLFSHWMLEGLLGFCERLIGTIPIVNFIYQSVKKLSEAVFDSKQLFNQAVLVTYPGSNARVLGFKVKEDLSPIMGQDGVEYACVFVPWSLNMTSGINVMVPTKDLIPVDISSEEALQYILTAGSIIPNRPPKMTIVADGKTVGQTEAETEPQTTEREIETGSKEKQAVSE
- a CDS encoding HlyC/CorC family transporter — encoded protein: MLAIVALLGIRIIFVFMEYALPRLQEDLIKERVREGKANAELLLSMLAPDSVALCAAKMGNCITMLLLGGGIALWSGYALVHSALTHPLTMAYGMWVVACAMFIVLLIEAMLLVLLSDILPTLVMRRDEERMAFFAVRPFYIFQKIGYPIHAIVRQLAIACLPLLGIKKSELDSEATHSEEELRMLVTTGQREGVLNEMESEIIDNVFDFSDRTAREIMIPRKDMVCLFVEDSYEDNLKVIMDTSHTRYPVCEEDKDHVIGMVHLRDVMELEVARKDNKDIRSIMREILMVHEGMALTDILTLMRKKRIHMTGVADEYGGIAGFLAMEDLLEEIVGDIQDEHDEDETLEIETVEQGVYEFDGKVLLDEVTELLSIALDEHEEDTIGGYMFGLLGRRPKVGDTVTIGNYRFTAIEVNGFRIVRLKATPIAETETKGQAV
- a CDS encoding YqzL family protein, whose translation is MLKDTLWEIFRTTGQIEAYLMYKQCADENEAEELIETDTH